Proteins encoded by one window of Arachis ipaensis cultivar K30076 chromosome B04, Araip1.1, whole genome shotgun sequence:
- the LOC110270583 gene encoding uncharacterized protein LOC110270583 translates to MANHFSQYTVLLLLITSSALMITVTSSEVCNKDGGGSGGVADNCSSLQQKRCEDKLHMPGGGCDKQWCTNACALKHLGQGATGKCLGFFRRPTAVCICTFNCL, encoded by the exons ATGGCCAACCACTTCTCACAATACACCGTTCTCCTTCTCCTCATTACATCAA GTGCTCTTATGATTACGGTGACAAGTAGTGAAGTGTGTAACAAAgatggtggtggtagtggtggtgttGCGGACAATTGCTCATCATTGCAGCAGAAAAGATGTGAAGATAAGTTGCATATGCCAGGAGGAGGGTGCGATAAACAATGGTGTACCAATGCTTGTGCTCTTAAGCACCTTGGCCAGGGAGCTACCGGAAAATGCCTTGGCTTCTTTAGGCGTCCAACGGCTGTCTGCATTTGCACCTTCAACTGTTTATGA
- the LOC110270988 gene encoding uncharacterized protein LOC110270988, with the protein MRKWRRELGLILLHPLDLTGEGSGDGGGCWCWVSTATAAGRFELLRRLCRRRTSLPSLEDSSVDPPELLAAAGVVLGPVQNPSCFVLLFRAVYAASKMCGAVL; encoded by the exons ATGAGGAAATGGCGTCGTGAGTTGGGACTGATCCTTTTACATCCGTTGGATTTGACCGGAGAGGGAAGTGGTGACGGTGGTGGATGTTGGTGCTGGGTTAGCACCGCCACTGCTGCTGGCCGTTTCGAGCTGCTCCGCCGTCTCTGTCGCCGGAGAACCTCACTGCCGTCGCTGGAGGACTCTTCCG ttgatccaccggagcttctggccgccgccggagtTGTGCTGGGGCCGGTTCAAAATCCCAGCTGCTTCGTGTTGTTattccg AGCTGTTTATGCTGCTTCAAAAATGTGTGGGGCTGTGCTTTGA